One Betta splendens chromosome 5, fBetSpl5.4, whole genome shotgun sequence genomic window, CTCAAGTAGCTTGTTTTGAATCATTTACAGTCACTGCTCTCAGCGAACATGACACAGGCTGGAAACATGTCTCTTTCAAAGTTTGATCTGATTTGTGAGGTGGTGAAGGTGgaagcctgtttgtttgtgtgtttgtatgggaGATGCCGTATGATTCATAGTGGGGCTGGGAGCAGAGTCACGTGGGCTTTGGGAGATTACGCACCCAGGGGGCTGCTCTTCTTGCCAAATATCACTTTCACGGGCATTAATTATTTGCCCTCAAAATATGGTGCACAACATGGACACGAGCAGGCAGTTTCAGTTCTTCTAGTAAATGTCACATAGTCCCCTAACCCCAAAACGCGGTGCATCAAGAAGCTGGAAGCATCAGGGACTCAAAGCTCTTTGCATTGTTGTCCCTCTTTTATCCTCTGACTTCCCATCAATGACTTCATGGCGGCCAGCCTTCGTCTCAGTGGGGATTTGGTCCTATGAAAAGCCTGCAGTCGAGTTGGCTTGCTTACTTTTTCATGAGGCTCACTATTCTGAGAGAAACAGAGCGGTGAATTATTGAGCAACCCACGGTCAAACTAAAGTTTACTAAAACGAGGAGCTGTCATAGGAGGTTAAGTTATATGGTGTCCATTAGACATGGAATAAATTGGATGTTCACCTCCCCACACACCCGAAGACATGGTCTCATTGTCGTAAATAAATGAACAGTGCCTGCAGAGCTTTGTCATATTGTACCTTCATCATTGGACTGTGCTCATTTCTACTGAgattttacaatattttagttcTAAAATGTGGATGGGTACttacttttataattacatCTCAATGTTAATACCTGTTACTGTGGTTACTTTTACAGTTGCCCTGGGGCGTATGTAGACAAACACCAAGGGGTTTAGAAGCGCATCCCCTTCGTTTATGTATGTCTCCTTTTTTGCAGAATCCAGTCTCAGAACAGTGCATTTTAATCCgataatgtaaaatgtatatCATTTCATTTCCACTCATCCATTACATGTGTCAAAGCATTtgacacacaagcacatgtgtgactgtgcagcATGAGGCGCGGCCTTGCTCCGACCTTATCTACAGACGCCGTCTCTCAACATGAGTGCTGCTATAAAAATCTGTCTTTGCACTCCTCACACGTCAAATGTAATCAGACAGCGAGAGCTGAGTCAAATTTGCATTTGACCCAATTCCTCCCATGTGCGTGGCCGCACAATTCAGCGCcctccccaacacacacacacacataaagaccGAGTCATTGTCTTAAAAGCTGAAACATCAAACATCcgtgtagaaaaaaaaggatgtcATCCAGTCGGAACAGATTCATATTCTCCTCTGCATAACATGGAATCGTGTTGGGCCTTGGCCGCAGTAGCATCTTCCGCGTGTCACACTCAGAGACTCCCCAGCTCTATTTGGTGCCTGATGTACAAGCCTCACTGTCACATCAGCCGCTGAAAAGGCTTTTATTCTAACAATAGACCTGAAACAAAAGCCTTAGCTCAAATGGACATTTGTTGTGAACAAATCATTCGTCTCCACTGCAGTTGTTCTCATGTGACTGAGTAATGCTAAATAACATCTGACATGGAGTCTGGGATTCTGTAATGTCCCTCCACACAAGTGGTCAGTGATGCCACCTCTGTACCTGCAGGCCTTACTGAAGCAGCACCTTTTGCTGATCACGCCAGACTAAACAGCTGTGGTGGCTGGACGCAACATCTGGATGCATATTGCTGCGCACATGTAACTCTTGCTGTTTTTCAGGGACATCCCGTTCTGGGAGCTGACGTTCAGAAGCAGGTCTTTTCTCTATAGGCAGGTACGTTGCCTCTAACAGTACAGTCTGAGGGAGGATTGCCatctgctggttctgactgagTAATACAGAACTCAAACCAGGATCATTCATTACAAAATGTGAAAGTGAAGTGTAAACATGTTAGACATTTTCCTCACTGGTCACAGTTGTATGATATTGTTGCTTTGACTGTTCTTTAGGTGCGGAGGATGACGGGGGCCTTGGTGGCCGTGGGCCAGGGAAAGCTCTCGGTGCCCCAGGTAAAAGCTTTATTGGAGGCAAGGGACTCTCTGGCCTACGCAAACCTCCTCGCTGCTCCACCTCAAGGCCTCTTCCTCACCAGGGTGGATTACAGAGAGACGGGTGAGGATGCTGGATGGAAGCAAATCCACTAGGGAGGAGATTAATTGACTGATCCAGGTAGTGAAGCCTGAGGGCAGGGGTAGTTGGAGAAGGATTGGGGCTGGGCTCCTTGAGAACGAAGTAGGAAAAACCCAGGCGTTAGtctgtagaaaaagaaaacacctgAAGATCCTCTAAGTGTTTTTGTTAAAGGACTTGTTCAATGCGATGTCTTCggaatgacaaaaaacagacaacaaaaaaaTCTTTTCAGCACTTTTGCTAAAGAACTCATCAAAAAACACCATTAAAGATATTCTTTGTAGATTATACATTCAGAAACATTTTAATGCCATTTTTCTGTTGGAGGCAGGTATTGGGCCGTTCTCTAGATCTTATTAGTTTCTTACAAATAAGGACAAATTTGCAGCTTTGTTTAAACCTTTTGTAGCTGAAATAGGATTGCGTTAATTCAGATTTTATTTGTTGCTTCCTCAGATCTGCAGCTTCCACAACAGACGTCAGAGGAGCAGCCGCCAACCTCAGTACTTTAATGTTACTTGAATAAGTTAGGTGTAATAAGTTTATAGAATAATAAATCTTTTGTACCTATACTTACattatcatttatatttttgatCTACTTTCACACATAAGCATTAGACTACAAAAAGATGAACGtctatgttttcttttaattcaCCATATTAGAAATACATGACTGTCCATGAACGCAGCTCAGCTACATAATACCACACACCTTGGATCTATCATTGTCTACACATGACCTCCAGGTTACAACAGACAACTTGCTTTAAGCCTAGTCAGGCAGTACTACTACGATGGGTAGGTGTATTAAGTAGGTTTCATAGGTTCTCACAATCGTCAAACAAAGTATACAACATGTGAACAAGAGTGTTAAGGTTTATAAACTGACTAAACTGCTTTGTGTCCATGACTCTCATACAGTGGTATTACATTTATGGATCAAAAAAGTGCACACACTCTCAATGTATACATCCAAACGTCCAAATTAAACTGCATACACTGCTTCTTCACCCAGAAGTCTTGGTCGACTGCTGTCGCACATTTCCAGCAcactctcctctgctcctgatATTTGGCTGTGTCTGTTCAAGTTGAGTGATCGTTGTCCGTAAACGATCGGTTGAAACCAGGCCACCCTCGGCCGTCTTCCCTACGCCGACGGGAGCCGGATGAAGGTCGTCAATCCCTGCCCTTGCTGATATACAGATACACCACACGCCACGTCACCCACTGATGCGGGGTGAGTCCATTTAGACCCGCCCGGTTCTGAGTGCTGCATCTGTATCTGTCAAAATCGAACCTCATGAGGAATGTTTTTACACTTCTTAGAAGTGATGAAGTGTCAATAATCCAGTCACACTATTTATTAAGCTAAAAATTTAAATATGTACACAAGTACACGTTTTCTATTCATGCGACCATGTTAGAGCAACACAGTGAATCTGATTGGCATAGGTCCTCTGGTCCTCAAGTCAATTCAGCATTTGGTTTCAATAAGGTATTTCACACATCCTAAAGATGCCCATAATTCAATATAGGATCAAAATTTCAAGTCTTAGCCAGAAGATTAAGCCCAATGTCTTAAAATATCAGTAACAAAATCATATGtgtatagatatatatattttatataaatgcaCTTGAGGAAGGCATTGCgtatttttttaaactcacaATCATTAGTAACAGCACAGCCTGGATGAAGAATGTAACTGAGCTAAAATAGAGACCCTGATTGAAAAGACTGAAAGACAAAGGGAAACTGATCACCTCAGACCTTAAGGACCACATTAAGTAAAATCTGGTTTTATGTGACaaatgaaggaaaataaaacaccaatGATTGAGGCTCGGCAGCGATGCCCTGATAATGTTCATAATAGTTTAACATAAATGTCAAGTGTGCTGCGAGATGTGCCGTTGGCTAATGGTTACTggctaaacacaaacatttatgaCTTGAGTTAGTGTATCATCACTGTAGGCAGCCTTGTTTGGCATTTGACTACACACCCTGATGCTAAAGCAGAGGTTAATTGAGGATTAATTTGTCATGTAATAACAGGTTGATAGTATTTAAGAATAGCTATCACAGGTTGATAAGTTTGCATAGACCCTTGAACCCCAACCATCACCATCTTAATCTTATTTGAAGGTACTGCTCAGAGCACCATACCCGACTTCACCCTTTGTACTAACTTTGGTCAAGAgaaacattcatttacatacTTATTGTCTAAAATGGTGGAAAAAATTTGTGGCACATAAAAATTGTTTATCTACAGGAGGTGTGTGAACATTTCACAGAATAGTTAGGATCATGCTGAACAcaagtatttgtgtttttttccaatcCAAAAACTGAGCAACTATGTTTgctccagtgcagcagcatgaTACACAGCAATGAGCTCAGACTTTATTTAAAGAAGTACAAAGAGTGAAATAGGGTATGTTCTTACACAACACTTATCTGGGAGGAGACATATCCACATGTAAACATACGCCTTGTTTGTGGTGTTGCTCTTTTCTCCAACGGCTAAAAAACCAAACTAAAAGCATAAAACACTGAAGGAGCGTACAGTCCTTGGAGAGCATAGAGGGGAGGTGAAGTTGAGGTGGCGTCCTTCGTGTGATCACACACTCTCTTTAGCTGGCAATTTTCTCAATTTCATCCAGATCATCTGTGTCAagtttttcaatttttttatcTGTAGAAAGAAAGAACGCATGAAATGGAAGAGCACCTTTAAATGGCTAACTCATGACAACACCAGCTTCCCGCATTCAgtaaaaaaagtcaaaaagtcaAATGACACATAAGATTTAAATAATGACTTGAGTTCCTACACTATGCAGGTAATTAAATGTGCTCTGTATCATCTTGATCCTacggtttgtgtgtgtatgacaAAAAGGAAGAATAGCTCATCAGACTTACTGAAATGCTCCTGGATCCTGTAGAGGATGTTCATGCTCATCTTGCTGTCCACCATGTTGATGGCAAGTCCCCTTTTGCCAAAACGACCAGTACGGCCAATCCTGTGCAGGTATGTCTCGTTGTCAGGGTTACCATCCTTGTCAACTGGCAGGTCAAAGTTGATCACCACGGAAACCTGCTCAACGTCAATGCCTGAAGGTAAAATGGTAAGTAgcattattattgattattgttgtttttgtcgtCATCAAAGAGCAGTACAGTATTGCCTTTCAAATCAAAAACAATAATGCTTTCAATTAGATACCAAGAATAATAGGAAATGGAGACACGGCTCAACCTGTGTTTACCCCACCTGGGTATATATTCAAGTTCCCCACCGTAACCTGGTTTCTGTAAAGCCATTTAGAAATATGAGGGCCTTACCTCGAGCACAAACGTTTGTCGTGACCAGGACTTTCTCCTTGCCATCTCTGAAGCGCTCAATGACTGCAGCTCTCTGTTCCACCTGCATCTCGCCACTGAgcagcgccacctggtggcctTCTCTGGACAGCTCACCTGCCAGCCAGCCAGCAGTCTTCCTTGTCTGGAAAGGACGGAGAAAAGAACAAGCTGTATCTTTTTCACCAGTGAACTGACAACTTTGCGTGTGTCACAACAATTTAATGTAAGACTAactgtgtgcgcgcacacacacacacacacacaaagccagagTAAACAAAGAACCCATTAAAGTTTTTGTGAGCTCACATGGCAGAAGATCATTGCCTGGGCAATGGTAATGGCTCCATAGATGTTGCAGAGGGCTTGGAACTTCTCCTCCTTGCTGTTGCACAGCACATAATATTGTTTGATAGTATctagcgtctcctcctccctcttcagcTTGATGATATTAGGATCAGGCACAATACGCTGGGCAAAGTTCCACACGGACTCTTcaaatgtggctgaaaacagcagcatctggcAGCTTTTAGGCAGCGTCCTGTGAGGAAGGCAGTCAAAACATATGaggaacatttatttattatttatttactcaatttgttaatttattttaatgtttgtgctaGAGATGCCCATAATTAATAGTAAAATACTAAAAACCTTATCTATAAAGATGAAGTTCATCTAAATTCATCTACATCTCATTCCATAATCATTTTTGATAGATATGTAAACAGATAATTAGCTGAAGTCTATGCAAGGTTTCTGTGTTACATTGTGTTTCACATGTGGAGCTGAAGAAGTATATATGTCTGAATGGCAATTTACTCACACCTCAGTGTAGGTTTTATATATTTCTCTGCTATAGACCGTGACTACAATTACCTTTACTCGTAATATCAGCTCACCTCTGGATTCGAATACTCTGGTCCTGGTGTCCCTGTGTTGCAATCATGACATCAGCCTCATCCAGCACAAAAACCTTAATCATCTTGGGGTCTATGAACTTGAACTTAGTGCACCAGTCCAACATTGTACCAGGTGTACCAATAACAATATGTTCCTGAAGCTTCATACCACGAGGCACTAAAAGAGATAAAACAAGCAATCAACACAGCAATCTCTCtggtaaaaacattaaaaactaaTACAGAATTTTTCATATTAATACAGAAAGCAGTGAAGCCTTACATTTGTTTCCTCTGATGGCGTACACTAATTTGACTTCAGGATAGTGTTTGCCCATCTGCTCAATCACCTTACCAGTCTGAAGTGCCAATTCATAGGTaggtgacacacacaggcactaATGGAGGGAAATGAATCAAGGAAAAACAAGACTTGAATTTTGCCTAAATGACAATTCACACATTTTAACAGATGTTTTAATGTGATGGTGTTGACTAAATAATACCgaagacaaacaaggaaagcAACAATTACTACACTAGCCAACTAAGTGAATACTAACCTGGGGATATTTGTTGTTGGGGTCTACATGACTGAGCATGGCCAGGACAAAGGcagctgtttttcctgttcctgACTGTGACTGGGCAATAAGATTCTGTGGACTAGAGGAAACAGCAATTTAAATGGCATGTGGTGAACTGTTTTTGGCCTTTTACCTTTTAATGGAGGACTTCAAAAGCTTAGTACACAGTTAGATGCATACTCACGGTTCAGCCAGCATCATAGGTAAGGCAGTCTCCTGGATTTTAGATGGTCTGTTGAAACCCATTGCGTAGACACCCTGAAGCAGCTGAGGTTTACTGCAATTATTTTATAGATCTTATTAAAACCTTATTATCTTCCACATGTTAAAAAAGTCAAGCAGGTGATGATTGATTACTGCTTTAAAATACTGTGgtgaaacacaataaaaaggaaaaatcaCTTACAGTCGCAACTCCTCAAAAGACTTAACAGAGTACAGCGGAGAGTTGGGATCTCTCTGAAGAACTTCTACTTGATTCGTGGAATCAACAAGATTGCTTCGGATCAGTTTGTTTAACAATGACTGTGCTGCTTTGTCGTCTGGAAAACAAGACAGGTTTTGCTACTATTAATAACTTTTCATATGCAAGATCTCAGGGAAAAACTAGCAAGACAGACAGTTTCACCAGAAGGTGAATATTCCTCTGGCCTGATTAGAAGAGATTTCCTACCTTTGTCATCCTCATCTGTAGTCTTGTTTCCTCCTTCAGTACCAGACTTGGGGGGAGTGCTGCTGGAGTCTGTTGCATATGCAGCTGTTCCTTAAATAGTTAAGATAAAACTTTATATTGCAAACATTTTGGAAATTACTGTTAAAATTACACATTAAACAattaatgaattattaatgattatagctcctcacacctgatgaaggcaAATGCACTTACCATTTTCTTCAGGTTTCTCTTTTATTTGAAGATTACTGATCTGTAGTAAAGAAGATCAGAatgtttacagtttgttttgtcTAACGGCACAATGATTGTCAACTCACAAAACACAGTGATATGAACTGTCCCTTTTCTCTCGTGGTGGCACATGAGCGGCACGAACCGTTGCTAAGACACAACTACTGCATGTTGTTTTTGGCATATCTTGCGTCGTCTATGGCTTGCTAGCTTAGTGCTAACGCATAGAGC contains:
- the ddx19b gene encoding ATP-dependent RNA helicase DDX19B is translated as MATDSWAQAVDEQEAAAESISNLQIKEKPEENGTAAYATDSSSTPPKSGTEGGNKTTDEDDKDDKAAQSLLNKLIRSNLVDSTNQVEVLQRDPNSPLYSVKSFEELRLKPQLLQGVYAMGFNRPSKIQETALPMMLAEPPQNLIAQSQSGTGKTAAFVLAMLSHVDPNNKYPQCLCVSPTYELALQTGKVIEQMGKHYPEVKLVYAIRGNKLPRGMKLQEHIVIGTPGTMLDWCTKFKFIDPKMIKVFVLDEADVMIATQGHQDQSIRIQRTLPKSCQMLLFSATFEESVWNFAQRIVPDPNIIKLKREEETLDTIKQYYVLCNSKEEKFQALCNIYGAITIAQAMIFCHTRKTAGWLAGELSREGHQVALLSGEMQVEQRAAVIERFRDGKEKVLVTTNVCARGIDVEQVSVVINFDLPVDKDGNPDNETYLHRIGRTGRFGKRGLAINMVDSKMSMNILYRIQEHFNKKIEKLDTDDLDEIEKIAS